The Chroicocephalus ridibundus chromosome 4, bChrRid1.1, whole genome shotgun sequence genome contains the following window.
ATGCGCACCGGGCAGAGCTGATCACTTCGAGTCCCACCACGGTATTTGTGAGGACGCCGGTTTCAGCTCCACGGCCAGCTCCCACCATCTTCCAGCTGCCATGCTGGCACTCGTCAGgaggagctgctcctccagcctggatCCATCCTTGTGCTCCCTGCTTGTTCCCAGGCTGTCAGCTGGCCTGGCGCTGGCTCCCCCCATGGCGGGCAGGTAAaacccggggcagggggggtgatggggctgctgctcctccttttgCCTGTGTGATGGGCAGTCTGGGAGGCCACAAGGCGAATAATGGTGCAGAAGAATGGAGCCTGTGGGTGTCACCAGTTCCTGGGGcttaaaaatgtcatttgctGTAGAGCGAGGTGTCTGTTACAAGCTCCGATTCATTTGTATAGCAAGATGTATGTTATGTacctttttttagaaataaaagtaataaagtCCTTACGTTGAAAACACTTGTCCTCAGGGAGATTCAGCCCGGGGGCTGGGTGACGAGGCCTGGTCCCTGCAGAGGTGCGGAGATGAACGCGTGTGATGAAGCGCCGTGGGGGAATCCCAGCGTCACCAAGGAACAGCAAAGCcggtgcagctgcagcagccaaggcTATTGTTCCACGTCTTCACTGTTTATGGGCTTCGGTCCTGCCAAAAAGAATTTGTAATGAATACATTTTCTCACAGGGAGTCGCATTTCCCTTCCTGCTAaggcaatactgaaaaaaaaaacagccaggttttttgctttgtttaagcAAAGCTATGGCCAAACAGCAGCCCACGGAACGCAAACATCCCACTCCAAGTCTGTTCCGTAAGGGTGCAAGAGGCCAAGGGCTGAGCTAGaacctctcccaccccagccaggaCTTGAGCTGCCCTCGCGTGCTCCTCTTgagtgctggggaggaggtgtGGGAAAGGCAACGCAACACACAAGAGTCAGTGCCCAGGGATTTGCCTGGCatggggagctggaaggagcaAGAGGGTCAGGGACGAGCATCTCTCCTGCATCCCGGGAGCCCTCATCCCAGACATGCCCTGGACACATGCTCCAGTCTGCTGGGAGGATGGCAAAGTCTGTGAAATCTTCCCCCGGATGAATCACCAGGCTAGAAAGGTCATTTGCGGGGGGGATAAGATGCTCTGTAgaaagaagaacttttttttcttctcttgtcttttttcctctccattacAGGGAGAGGGTGGGCGAGGGAGGGGGAGGCTGTGTAAAGAGGTCAGCCCCCGGCAGTGATGAATCATTTCCAGATGCGGAGCGAGGCGTGGGGCTGTTCGGGGGCTGCGGCCCCGGAGCACCGAGGGAGGGTCTGAGTGCCGGGTCCCTCGGCCAGCTGGTGGCACACGCTCACCGACTTTGCTGCCGCTCCCCGGCTTCTCTATGTCTGACAGTGAAGGGAAAGACCTTGTGCAAAGGATGTCCAGCCGTGCGCCTTCCCATGCTCCTCCTGGAGGTCCATGGGCTGCCTTGGGTGTAGAATTTGGCCCAGGAGATAACTAGTGCCAAGTCTGTCATGCTTAGGTGGGACAAGGCTGGCCTTCTGCACCTAATGTGCAAGACGTGCTTCTGCCTTGAGGCTCCCCTCAACCCGCAGGAGACAGGGGGCCCATGGTCATGGTGGGCCCCTTGTGGTCCCTTGCTGACCCACATCTTTGGTTTCCAACTCCACGTCAACGCAAACCCCCTCCAGTGCAAAACCCCCCTCCAACTTCATTAGCCAGCTGTTTTGATTGACCTTAGGAGAATGAGGAGTCAGTGGGACTCCACATGCTCCTTCACATCCCCCCCAGGATCCATCAGATGGCACGGTGCCAGGCCTTGCGGGCACTAATTGGCCCTAATCAGCCTGACCAACCTCACTTGTGGATGGACTCACCTTGCACACACCCCctccgccccaggcccaaaagcCACAGTTAAGCTCAGGCTTGAGGCTCTAGTCCCTGCTCTGGACATGTTGTAAGCGTGCTGGTCTTATGTCCTGGCCCTGTCTCTTGGATAGACCTTGGACTTATACTGTAGGTATCTTATCTCCTGTCTGGATGGACCCTTTGATTTTGtagccctgtctctgtccccatctcctcctgctgctgaatGGATGCCCCCTAACCCTCCCAAATGGATCCTGGATCTGGTTCCTCCTTTGGTGTGTCTGGGAGTGTTGATGGACCCATTTAGCAGCCCCCCATGCTCAGACCCTGTGGGACCTCACCTCACTGTTGAGGACACTGTCTGTGCTGGGGTCACCCTTGGCTCCCGGCTTGTCCCCTCTCACTGCTCCCTGCAGTCTAGACCTAGCAGCGAGATGCCTCTGCCATTGTCTTCTCCAAGCCCTGACCCCCCTCCAGGGTGATGTGTGAGGGGCCGAGTTATTGCTGTGATGCAGAGACCCTGCAGTCGTCATCCTCTCTGGTTCGAAACTTGGATTGGGACTTATGAAATGTTTGTCCCTGCTCTGCGTGGTGGTTTTCCTATGAAATATTGCGTAAGAGCAATTGTGCTTAGGGCAGCCTCTGGTCAAGCTTACGCACCACCACATTCATAACGCTGGCTTAGCAGAATGCAGGATGTCCCCTTAGCTCTCTGGTTGCACAGCCGTGGTTCTGCCCGGTGGCTCTGGTTCTTCCATGCTTTGCGTTTGCGCACTCTCCAGTTTTACAAGGGTTGTGTTCCTGTTCACATCACTGCAAGGGCTTCTGGTAGCTGAAGTCCCCCTTGGGTAAACACAGAGACTGTCAGGACCCTCCAGGGTCATACCTCTTCTGTGACCACCGTGGGTGACGGAGGAAGCTTCATTTctgaatcacagactggcaggggttggaagggacctctggagatcatcccgtccaaccccctaccagagcagggtcacccacagcaggtggcacaggaacgcgtccaggtgggtttggaatgtctccagcaCCCTTGAATTCTGCCAAGTGAGCTACAATGCCacaaagcaaataattaaaaaaaaaaattatagaaagaAGTGAGATGAGCTCTGCAAGGAGGGATGTGATGTCAGCTTGCCAACTCAGACCATAGTCGacacaaatacttttttattacaATATCTAGGGACCTAAATGTCGCTTTCTCATCACATTCTTtcaattgaatttatttttctgattgctGGGTTTTATCCTGATTAAAAACTAAGGAACAAGTAAATTCATAACTTGTTCTACTGCCTCCTTGGAGTTATCCGGACTAATTCTGTTCAGAATTAAATCACTAAAAATTGGTCTGAAATTGCATCCATGtcatattctttttctgttaccACAGCTTTGCTTTAAAAGCTGAGCTGAAGCAGCTCTCCACTGCCACCTTTAACTCTAGGGCCTGAGAAAAAGGTCAGGGTTGAAAAAAGGAGGCTGGAGTCCTCAAAAAGCATCATTTCCCCTGACTGCTACCCGGCACAGAAGCCTCTCCAGTTCAGCGTCTCCcttgggagcagcagctcctcctgacACCCCACACCCACCTCTCGCTTCACCTTGAGGCAGTTGATCAAGTCActggagaaaaatggaagaacGGCTCCTTTTTAGTGCATTTGAGGAAACTGCCACCGCGtactggtttttttctcttccttagcGAAGTGGAGCCTTCCAGTTCCTGGTCCAGGCACATCCACCCCTGCCTCTCTGCTTGGCCAGCGTGCTGAGGGCTCACTGCCTGGCTGCGGTGAGTTTCTGCTCTGTCCCCTGTGCCGGTGAGCGAGGTTGCCCAGTGAGTCAGCGCAGACAATCCTCTGGGGAAGGGTTCCTGGACACATCCTTCCTGCAGCCTCCGAGTGTCATGGCACTGGGCAGGACTTACCGCACTGGATGTGGCTCGGATCTCCAGCTTCCAGTACTTGGTGGTCCCCAGTGTCCAGCCGTAGGAAGCAGGCTTTGGAAGAgattcttgtttttcctctttttaaagtgTCTTTCCAGGCTGTAGGACCCGGCACGGTCGTACCTGGAGTCGCAGGGTGAGCTCTGGCTCTGGGAAGGAACAAGAGCATCACCTTTGGTTTGTTTGATTGTAACCTGAGTCAACCAGAGCGTCAACGTGGAGCCAGGGAGACCCTTGTGCGAGAATCCCAAAGAAACGTGGAGGGGCTTTACTCTCAGAAACATgaggttttaaagaagaaaaaaataggatgTTTCAAATTGCAAACAGGTAAGACTCAAAGTGACTGGGTAGAACAGAAGGTAGTAGGGAAAAGCTTTTTCCtaaccctcccagtgcctccttgGGGACAGGTTTCAgacactcacagaatcacagactggcaggcgttggaagggacctctggagatcatcccgtccaaccccctgccagagcagggtcacccacagcaggtggcacaggaatgcgtccaggcaggtttggaatgtctccagagacggagactccaccacctctctgggcagcctgtgccagggctctgccaccctcaaagcaaagaagttcctcctcatgttgaggtggaacttcccgtgctcaagtttgtgcccactacCCCTTgccctgtcgctgggcaccactgagaagagcctggccccatcctcctgacacccaccctttaagtatttataagtgttgataaaatcccccctcagccatcttgtttccagactgaagagacccaaatccttcagcctttcttcatcagagaggtgttcgagtcccctcagcatcttggtagccctttgctgtcccctctccagcagttccctgtccttcttgaaccgaggagcccagaactggacccagcactccagatgcggcctccccagggcagagcagagggggaggatgacctccctccacctgctggccacactcttcttgatgccccccaggatgccatcggccttcttggccacaagggcacgttgctggctcatggtcatcctgttggccaccaggactcccaggtctctttccatagAGCTTTCCACTCGGTGACGCTCAGCCACTTCTCTCCTGCCATTGGCAGcccagctgcttttgcagagcttttctttcctgagcagcaggatggccatggggctgggggtgctcagtCACCTGCTGAGACCCCATTTCCAAGAGTGGGGCTTGTTCTGCCCAGCTCTTTCCTCCCCACACTGGCACCCTTGCTGCCAAAGGCTGCGCCCGAGGTGTCCCCAAAGTGTCTCTCCTCTTGCAGAATCAAGAGGagcctgtttatttttcatgtaaacaaGCAAATTCTCCAGAGCACATTCAAATGAGAAGGGAACTTGGGTCAGCTGTGGGGCTTTCCAGCACTCACCAGTTAATGACCGCTCATCAGTCTTTCCCTTCCcaaaatgtaaaagaataaaCACCAAAGGGTCTCCGGGGAGCTATGAATCGTCTGGCTGCAATAGCAATgtcttgaaaacatgaaaaagggGAAGCAGAGCGTCTCAGGCCAGATCTTCTGCCAGATATTGTACAGCCACCAGCGCCACGTGCTGCCCACCCAAAGCATCCCCCATAGCTGAGGTGTGGATGGGTGAAGCTCCAGGCTCCAGCTCCCACGTGGGGAGACGTGCCATGGGCTTGCAGCGAGGCCATGCCAATCCGTCCCCAAAATCCTTCTGTGTCGATCAGGGCCCAAACCTTGGATGGTGGCTTTGTCCCTGGTGTGGTTAGGGCAGGCTTGGTCCATGGCTGCAGGGAAGCCTGCGGTTCCCCCAGCTTGAGGACATCTACCATAGGTATGACACCATCATGCCACCTGCGTTTGGTGGCCCTGCTCCTGGACACATCACAGGTAAGACGAAAATGCACCAGGAGCAGAAATATGGCCCATGTCCCCAGCTCGGCATTACTGGTTTGGCTGCAGCTCATGGAGTGTTGTGATCTCCGAAAGGCTGCCTGCTGGGATGGGCTCCATGGGATGGGAGGCtactctgctgccagcagccgtGGCCCAGGTTTGGTGAGAGGCTCCTGGAGAGGCATCTGACTCTGCAAGAAGAGAGCCTGGGGCAAAGCAGAGGTGGGGAGATGGCCGAGAAGGGGAAGGGCGCACCCGCAGAGCtgtgggagaaaggaaagatgCTTTTGGGGATCAGCAGGAGGGCACGAAGAGTTTATTACAGCCCGGGGAGACACTGAGCTGCTGGGCTGAACACACGCGGGAAGGAATGGCACTGTCCTTAAGGGTTGTGGGACCTGTttatgaatgctttatttttagtccTCTGGCAGCTACACAGCATGGGTCGCCTCATGCCAGCCCCTCCTGGGCCAAGTCATGCTCTTGAGACGTAAGGTCTCCATCATTCCACAGGAGCTGAACCAAAGCACAGAAACTACGAGGGTCTgagtatatattttaataatttctactAGGTTGGGAAGAGCCTTGGCATACCCCGCCTGGGCTCCTTGGGCCTTCCTCAGCAGGAGATGTGTCTCCTACTGCAGCCGGGGTTAAGGAGACCTGGGCATGACCAGAGCAGTTCTCAGCACTGGGTAGTTTCCCCCCAGGTTTTTTAAAAGGGTCTCAAGGATGACACAGTCCCAGGAATAACGTCCTGCTCcaagggggcagcggggggctggGAAGGTGCCAATGTGAAGAAGGGCTTGAGGTGGCCCCGTGGGTAGTTCGCGGTGGGTGATGGGGGACCTTGGTGCCCTGGGGATCTGTGTGGGACCCTGGTGCTCCATGCATCCACtcacagcatggaaaaaaaaccaagagggaATGGGGAAATAAGCTGTGCGTAACTGGCAAGGACCTGCAGAAGGGTCTGGTGGGCTGTGGGGGTGGATGAGGAAGGGGGAGTAAAGCACAGTGGAAGAAGCTGTCCCCAGGTTAACACAGAGAGGATGACCCCCTTTCCGCAGGTCCCGCAGGACCTGGGAGGCTTCAAGGCTGCGAAGGGAGGAAGATGTTGGAAAAACACCCAAGAACTTTGAATACCAGCGTTTCCTTCCACTTCTCTCGGCCTGAGTCAGGCTCCCGCCCGGAAGCCGAGGGGCTAAGCCAGCCTCATCCACGAGGAAGGCCTTGGATCTACCTCATTATCCTTTCACCCCACGCTTCCCAGCTATAAACAGGGATTTTTGATGGAAAACTTGTGTTGCCCTCCATAGGAACAGCTTGGAATGTGACGCAATTTCTGGCAGTATTTGACGTCTATAGCTTTCGAGATGCAGAGGGCTGGTGGCAGCAACGGTCACCGTGTTTCCGCCTAATGGTCCCCAGGAAGTTCACAAGACATCCAGCCATCTCCAGAATGTTTGTGTTGGCTCTGGGTCTTTTCAACGACTTTGCACAGAAAGCCAGGCTTTGCCTTTCCTATCGCTACCGATCCCCTCTCCCTGGGTCTGGCCGCCCTCGAGTTTATGCCTCCGCAGAGGAGGGTTTCGCTTCCCTTTTGGACCCCGCGGCTTTCCCACAGACCCCGTTTGATGAACGCAGAAGTTGCTGAAGTCTGTTGAGTCTTTCTAGGTACCATCTCGGTCAGTAACCTTTAAGATCCCACGTGACACGGAAATCCCCTTGGCCAAAGAAAACACACAGGGCTTTCGCCTGAATTTGGTCAAAATTCTTTGGAAAAGGGCTAAtgtggggaggggctggggaggataaATTGCAGATAAATTGCAGCACCTCCTTGTCTGAGCCCACAGTTGAGCTCCTCCGAAGCGGCAGAGCAGCACCCTGCGAGGAAGAGCTCTCAGGCAGCCACCATGCTTGCTGCAAGGACACTCCTGGTGCTCGTGGTGCTCCTCACCCTCTCCTCACGCTGCAATGCAGGTAAGGTACCTCGTGGGCCACCGCTGAGGGCCAGGGCTTGGGGTGTCCCGTTGGGGAGGTCAGGCAAGGAGCCCCGgtgtgggctggcagcaggagcaaCCCCCTGGTCGGGGCAGCAGCACCTGCCGGGGTGCGGGGAAGGATGGAGACTGTtcccagagccgggggggggttcTGCAGGGATCACCTGGAGATCATCCTGCCCCGGGAAGGAAGGAGGCACCTGGGGCTCTGGGGGGTTCTGCAGGGATCACCTGGAGATCATCCTGCCCCGGGAAGGAAGGAAGCACCTGGGGCTCCTCATGGCAGCATCTGCGGAACTTGGGGGATGTTGTGTGTGTTAGCCTTGTCATTGGGGAAGGTCTCAAAGATGGCTTGGCAAGCCAGGGTTCaccatctctctttttcttctccaggccctCACACACCGACCGAGTGCTGCTTCAATTACATAAAGTCCCCTCTCCGGCAGTCTGTCCTGAAGGGCTTCTACATTACTCCCAAGGAGTGCTTTTCCACAGCAGTTGTGTAAGTCCTGGTCATTTCCCCACTGCTGTTCTGTCTCCTGGGCCACCCACGGGTTCAGTTCATCTGTCCCATCTGGGGACAGGAGGGGCCAGATCTGAATGGCCTCCATGGGTGTCCGTCTGACACCACGAAGAGGGGAGGATGCGGCTGTCCGGCCATTTCTACAGGGCAGAGTTAAGGACACGAATCCCTCACAGCTCCTGAAGGTTCTGCGCAGGCTCTAGAGGCGTTGGGCTGCAGAATGAGCTGCTTGTAGGGCACCAAGTACCCAGGGGCAGCATGCCGGGCCagatggaaaggagaaggagTGCAAGGAAGGGAGGATGGTATGAACGAAAGCTGGATTTTAGCTGTTGTTTCTCACCAAGCTTCACTTTTCATCTCGGCAGGTTTGAGACCAGAAACGGGACAAAGGTCTGCGCGAACCCAGCGATGAATTGGGTGGGGAAAGCGGTTGAGaggcttcagaaaaagaaagaacttcGTGCCCCGTGATGTAGAGCGGGTGTCCTGGTTCAGACTACCCAGCATCCTGGTGGAAAGGAAGGTTTATGGTCATCCTCCTGGGAGGAGCCACCCTGCGGAGGACCCCGATGCTGAGGGGCGGCACTGACTCCCCGGAGCCCTGCGCCCCATCGACCAGCTGGGCACCAGTTCCTGGGGTGCTGCCGGCCCTGCCAGCACCCGCCCGCTGAGCGCAGACACAAAATAAAGGTTTACTTCATGTGGTTACTGGAAAGTGGTGTCCTTTCTTCTTCCAGCCCCAGCAACTGCGCTGGCGCTGGCTGGTTGAGGCATGGAGCTGGacgaggggctggggtgggatgggggctcTTCCCAGTGCCTCCACAAACCTTGTGGGTCTCACtagggcgggcagggagggggacggGAGGGTGCTGCATGGGTGCTCTGGGCATTTGGGTACTCACTTCAAGGGGACCCAAAAGGGGTCCTCTGAGGACTTTTAGATGCAGAAGCGCCACAGTTTTGGGGCTTGAAGCTTTCAGCTTGTCCCTTGCGTTGCAcgagcacagccccgctgccacgTCCGCCCCAGCACCTCAGCGTGTCCGAGCCGTACTGCAGGGGAAGGGTttctctgcagagctccctgggCAGGTAGGACAGGTGGGGGATGCTGAAGCCGGCGGGGGATGCTGAAGCCGGCAGGGGATTCACCCGTGCACAGCCCTGGAAATCCCCTCCATGCCGGGGGCCACGGGGAGCTCCCCAGTGATCCCTGCCAGGGctttgggatggggaggagaaatggaagggcaaaagtgagaaagctcatgggttgagaccaAGGCAgcttaacaggtaaagcaaaaactgatcgcacaagcaaagcaaaataagggatTCACTCACTCCTTCCCACCGGCGGGCAGGTGCTCAGCCGTtgccagcagagcagagctccaCCACACATAACGGGGACTCAGGAAGACAAACGctataactctgaacatccccatACTTCCTCCTTCTTTACCCGAGACAGATTagtaaggggaaaagaaaatcaactaaccaaccaaccaacaaaagaaaaccacaaaaaaaacccaaaccaaaacaaacacagcaagtgATGCAGAAGCCATTGCTTGCCATCAGCCAGATGATGCTCAGCAAGTCCCCGAGCAACAGCCACCCTGGCAGCCCCACTGCCCACactcccagctcctggggaacTGGATtttggctgcagcagctccagggattCTTTCACGACAGAGACAAACCCTATGCAGTGCCGAGGGATGACCCGGACACACCGCAGGTCTGGGAACGGGGCATCCCATGAGCACCAAAAGGCAGGTGGAGATCTCTGGGGTGCACCAGGAGGTGCTTCAGCTTGAGGAACCTTTTTAAACTGTTGCCTTTACTCTTCAGGAGCCTTCAGACCATGGAGGCACGCTGTCTGCTTGGTCGTGGTGCCCTCTCCTGACAGCAGTGGCATGGACGCAGCACAGACCGTGCAGGGTGTGAGGGCAGAGCCAAGCAAGGAGGAGCATCCCATCACCTGGAGGAGCCGGTGCCTGTGCCGAGCAGGGCCTCACCTCCATCCTGGTCCTTGATCCACCTTCCCCAGTGTCAGCCCCCAGCAGCGACCTGCCAGCACAGAACCAGCATCGCCATGACCTTGCCCTGGCTGAGCCTGCTGCGaggcctcttgtcctgtcccacGGTGCACAtgggtcccaccagcccctgcccacagTGCATGTGGGTGCCTGTCAGGTCCCCGGCCAGGGGTTGTCCTGCTGAGCAGGAGTGGGTCCCCATGGGATCTTGCCCTGCCAGGGAAAGGCTGGCCCAGAGCATCCCTTCCACCCGTTGGCATGTGCTGGAGGTGCTGTGCCAGCAGTGCAGGGCGGCCCAGGCcaccaggagcaggaggaagctggGGCGAGGAAGAAAAGCCAGATGGTGTCCCTGAGCAGGATTAGCCAGCTGTAGAGTGTCAGCCCCACGGCATCTAGCATGGTGGCGCTGGAGCCAAGGGCTTGGGCCATCCTTTGGACCTGCCTTCTCCAACCAGTGCAGTCCCCAGTGACTGCCGTAGCCTGAAGATGGGGACAGGACCAGGGCTGTGAGGCCACCACCAGCGCTGTGACACCATCACGTGCAACAGAAACCCTCGACAGAGGGTCCAGACCCAGGACCAGAGAAGGGCACCTAGCTGGGACAGTGGTTGTGGGTCCCGTGGGGAGGTCTGGGTaacccaggagctgctgtgctgggagagcCCTGCACTGCTGTCAGGAGAGGGCACCACGACCAAGCAGACAGGGTGTCTCCAGGGTCTGAAGGCTCCTGAGGACTAAAGGCAACAGTTTAAAAGGCTTCCTCAAGCTGAAGCACCTCCTGGTGAACCCCAGAGATCTCCACCTGCCTTTTGGTGCCCATGGGATGCCCCGTTCCCAGACCCACAGGGAATGGACCAGCGCCATAGGCATCCTACATTGGATCCCCTCCAAGCCAGGGCCACGGAACAGGGGAATGGACACAGTGAGGACGCTTGGGATCCCAGGGCAGCCGTTGTATATTAAAGagctggttttcttctgctttaacttctttttctctcccaagCATCTGCATTGCCATcagctttctctcttcctgaCTAACTGCCCATTGCTTAGACACATAATCTCAGCACAACCAATAATTAATTGAACAGACACATAGGTTCCTATTATAGCCATTAGCCCTGTTCACATAGATTTGAATAATGTTTTAAGCACATTCCCAAACCATCCGGCCAACGGCTGGTGTCCCACCTCACCCGgccaaaggtttttttgttttacgAAAAACCTCTAGGTGGCTTTGGATTGTCACTGCATCCGTTTCTCTTCTTTTGTCTTGGTCTACACAGAAGCAGCAACTGGTGTTTAATGAGAGCACAAACCCCTCCTTCGGCCTCTAATCGATCATCTAATGCTAATTGGGTTTGTATCGCCTTTTGACAGCTAGTGTTAACCTCTGTTTGGAAGGTCTTTTTGCTGTTTACCGTGGCGTCTGTAATACTGTTTCCCTCGACACATTTACTAGCGCCTCTCCCAATTCTATTACTCCTAGCGAGGGCAAGAAGGCTCTGGTGAAAGCTGGTTATTGTTATCGTTTCACCTTTGCCTTTTTGGCCGTGGTTGATGTTGATGAAGGCTTCCTCCAGAAAGGGTTTTGGTGGTGTCGGTGTCAGGGACCTCATGCCTCGTGCTCTTACATTTCCTTTGCAGAGGCTCAGCATACCCTGTAAAAGGATTAATTTCTGTGATTCCCCACTCAAAAAACAAAACGCTGCCTGAGTTAGAGAATAATTCCCTTCCctacgttgggttttttttcttcacgcCTACCCATTTTGATTTCTAAAGCTCAGTTCCCCCTTAATGACAACCCTTCGCTTTTCATCCATGTCTAGGAGGTGGTGTGAGCCTGGTGGCTTGTTGGGCTCCAGGGTCTGTACATCGGGGACGTGGTAGGAGCTAGAAAGCGGCAGGTGAGAgagccgggggaggggacagagacTGCAGAAAGGGGCTCAGGGGCTGCGTGTTGGGTGTCTTCTTCCTGCAGAGCCCTTTCCTGGGAAAAGTGGCATTAGAAACGAGCGGTGCCTTGCCCAGCTCTCCGCATGGTCACCCTGCCGTTGTGCCAGGCTGCCAGGCCCCGTGTCCTGCAGACCACATCTTCCAAACCAGTCGTCAGCACATTTGGgttgtttccttctcctttcttcttccagagAAAGCGCACAAACATGAGATAATCTTCAAGGAAGTCCATTTCCACCTTTCTCCTCTGAGAAGCCCTGGCTTGCCCCATTTCCAAGCCACAGCCAGGTTCCCCCCATGCTCCCACTCACCATCATCCCATGTGGGTTCCCACCAGGTCCTCATCCCCTCCTCGCATGAAGACCACAGCTGCATCTACCCTTCCCGGGGAGCAGATCTCTGCATGGAAGCTGGGCTGATGTCCACCAGGGCCACCGTCGGGGCCTGTGCCACCCACCCCGCCTGCCCTCGGGGTCCGGGATGACTCTCTTGGGGTTGTGGTAGGGTTtgtcccagctccctgcagaaaTGACCCGTCTGTGCACTGATGACCATAAGCCTCCTCTCACTTCGATCCTGTGGCTGGTGTGGGAGGCAGAGGCAACGCTGGGGCTCAGATTGGGATCAGAGCCAGACTCTCCTCGGATGCCCCACTGCCATCACCCCATTTCTTCACCTTCTGTAAAGTCCCCTGAACCCACCAGAAGCATCTGTGCTCTGGGGTCCCTCCTTGTATGGTCCAGTGTGGCTTTTTCTGCATGCCATGCCACGCCATGCCATCC
Protein-coding sequences here:
- the LOC134514583 gene encoding C-C motif chemokine 5-like; protein product: MLAARTLLVLVVLLTLSSRCNAGPHTPTECCFNYIKSPLRQSVLKGFYITPKECFSTAVVFETRNGTKVCANPAMNWVGKAVERLQKKKELRAP